The following nucleotide sequence is from Corylus avellana chromosome ca7, CavTom2PMs-1.0.
CTAAGATATGAAAGAGGACTCATCCAATCAATCAATGCAAAAGGAATCGTATTTCGAATTGACTACTCATTATTAATGTTTTGCGAAGTCGATTTGTATATATGTCTTGATGTAGTAGCTGAGATTAATTGGCTAAGGGTGTGTTTTACATTACGattttataagtaaaaagtgtgattttaaatcaaattgtagaaaattgattgtttggcattgaaaagaaaaaaaaaattacataaaatatgtgttttaaatCGCAAACAATAATGTGCTTTTTTGAAAGTCACACTTTTAAAGGataaattacgattttaaatgCCAAACTACGAATTTGCCAAACActttaattgcgtttttaaaatcacatttttaaattgtacattttaaaatcgttatttaattgtactttttaaaatcgcaaacaTAAACGGGCCTAAGACTAATAGAGGTATTTGATTATGCATAGAACtgctctttttaaaaaaagaaaaaaaaatattattattatttttaatgagaaacaaataaaagaaaggagaCAAATACAagcaaaggaaaatgaaaagggaTCCTTCCCAACATCAAGAGGAAAtctattaaggaaaaaaattggagtgGAAATGGTTCTAGAAAATAGGGAGAAAGTGGCCCAATTTAATCCTCATGTGTAGGGTGTCAaagcagttacggttagcggttattggtaataaccgctaaccgtaatcgCCTTAGtagttagtagatttcacttaCCTTGGCTAATAGCTCTGGGGTTAAGTTAGGATTGAGCGGGGTGTGAGTTAAATGAAATGATCTCACCCATTGGTTTTAAGAGTTTTTGCTCTTTAGGGCTTTTCtggttttgcttttttttagggcttttttatcctttttattttatttttaatgtcttcttgagcccaattgctataaaaagagcccatattaaaaaatcaaaaatatttgacccaaaatttacatttacttgtactttaaaaaaatttccttaaatattaaatcataaccagttaacttttttatttttattttttttttattttttttttaaaaaacaacatataaaaaaaagttcagaattcagacaactgacacaacatataatgataatacattaatacttaaattattcATATCTAAGTTATGATTAGCTATTTTTATAACAATGTATAGATagatatattcattttttaggAAGAACCAGTTTTCTCACATGTTTGATATTatgtatttcatttttttaagatttaatcaACCTTTAAAAGCACTTGAATGCAGTGAGTTGGTTAATTACATTACATAGATTTGAAAGGATTCCATTTTTAAAACATAGATCTACCATTTAGGAACGTTTTAAATTCAAATCGGGTTTTGTGATTGATTAACATAATTTGAGTGTGCATGTATGCTAGATGCGATGTTTTCGGACTTGTTGGCATGCTTTAGTAGTAGGTTTATTGTTTGGATCAAAAGTGGGTAGCTAAACCTAAGTTTGAGTTGCTGTTACACAGGACCGATCGATCGACTAGACAATAGAGCTTAAATTACGGTTTTAACCTGTTCGCTTTGGGTTAGATTTGTAGACTGAATGATCTTGGCATATATTTGTAGTGATAAGGAGTTGAGATGTCTGAAAACGTGGATGCATGGttaaggtaagtaaatacttacagAATGgataaatcattaaatcttCATGCTTTAAAATGCATACTCtacaaatgttattttttatgagtaaaGAATAAGGATTTATGTTATAagtccaatttttattttttaaaaaaaattaatgtgttcGAAATATATGTCTATTTTTGAATAAAAGGGACAATATGCGGTGGATTGTCATGTACGGATGGCAAGCACGGGTATTGTGTGTACACTCTATTCAATTGTCTAGTCTAGTTTAGTGTTACCTTGTTATCAATATTTCATAGTGTGATAGCACAACtatatttaattgatagttACTACGGACAGACTTCATAAATGGTGTAGATCAGCCGCGATTGGGCCAGCTGGTTGGGCCACTTTTGATGGATGGTATGTAACAATCTTGGGACAGTAGCAACCCTGCTGAAAAGTGGTTAAAGTCTCGGGTAGACCATgtgaaaaaaagttaaaaccaaacaataaataattatgtAATTATCATATTTcatgcattaaaataaaaattgccgCCGATATTACTTGTACTCTTTTCAAcattaaaatcattttataTACTAGCATAGTAGCAAAGACAATAATGACATATTTTGTTGATTAAACTCGTGTCATTTCCTATTATTTTACGTAGGTTTGTGAAATATGTCCTTCTTATATTTAAGGCTCATCACATAAGTAAATTCTAAAGTACCTTAATTATTTACTAAGTTATGAACTTACGTAATTACTGTACGTTCTTTCCGTTGTAAATCCCTTCAGACTTGCGCAGTAAAGAAGCAGTGAAACTTTGGTGCGCAGTAAAGAAGCAGTGAAACTTTGGTGAGGATTTAGGTTGAGACTGTTGAGTACACCTAGTCCATAGAGGCTATAAAGAAGTTGGCAAGCACTTCACTTACGCATGCATGAGATTAATTTTGGTCTAACCGTCTAAGTAAGTCCTACTGCGGAAATGTAGGACAGTTGTCGTTCATCTTAAACCATCATTGACATTTTTGGAAAGCAAAAAAATGGAGGGTGGGCCAAGCTATTACAAACTTATGCTGTGATTTCCCTTTCGATCGATCGGGTGAATAAACTAACAATATCATGCAATCATCCTATGTTTGAATTGTGCTGATGATGACATTCTGGtattgtgttgtgttgtgtttggTCCTATTGATCTCTTTCACATCTTCAAGATCTCAACCAAAACATCTAATGGTGGGGACCTGGTTTCACCATCtttgaatttcaaaacatcGCCATAAAGAAAGACACAGTGGAAAGGGAGCACCAGTTTTACCCTCTTCTGTTGCCAAAAAGTCAAACATAGGAAGAGTCCAACACCTCGATTGCTAAAAAGAAGGGGAAGAGAAAAAGCAACGGTAATGTTGGTTGGATATATATATGAGGCGGTGGAGGAAAGTTAAACGAATATGGGATACAGAGGGATCAGGTGGTACCTACAGTGCAATTATTGGGAGGCTCAGAGATAACAGCAAAGAGGGAGAATGTAGGGTCCTCTTTGGCTGTGGTTGTGGATCAAAGCAAAAGCCACTCAATATATATTGTCTTCTCCAATTAATATAGCGACTGAAGGgatgttgtttgttttaaaacttTAACCACGTTCATAAAGAAAAAGTTTTGGGTTTGATGAAGAagcttcttccttcttccttcttccatCTTCATGATTAATCACCCTCTTCAATACTTTGTCAACCAACTTTATTAACTTTTGCTAAACCCTAGATTGTTGAAAGTGATGGCAATGTGACATATGAAAGAAACcgaattattttttcaaaccatgcACACACTCTTAGTTAGTGCATTCATGTGGGTTGCTCttaaatactatttataattatgttataatttttttatgaattgagttgtagaattttttttcaatttagtttctAAAAGTGTCGAGTGTTCTTTGAATATATTGTCTTGTGGGTCGTTGCTcttaattaaatactatttataattaggttataaattttttatgaattggattgtacaaattaaatttcGTCAATCTGACCTTTAAAAATGTTATGTATCCcttgaacatgtcaaaaaaaaaaaaaaaaaataaataaatatttattattattattactttaaaGACTGGGTTGAAAAGCTTTTTGGCCCTTTTTCTACAACTCATTTGGTAAGAaatttatgtatattatatgacAATTTCCCTTAGATTATTTGCATTGTCGGTAGGACAACTATTTagctatatatacatacacCATTATGAATGTAGATGGtggaaaaataaacaaaatttagctCATGATAAACAAGGACATTTGAAagtctaatttatatatataacaattgtaaatgaattaaaattgttatatatgTGTTAGGGATAAAATATGCCcacatatttatatttatttaccGTTTTGCTATTACCCATTCATATGGTGACACGTGTTACCATTGGTTTATGAAAGGAGAAAGATCTTCCTTTCTCCTTAACTTGAACCCCTTCTCTTGGTCTCCTTCTCTAGGAGAACTTAGACTCTCTCACACTCATCTCCTTCTCACATATCTCACTTCTTGCATACAAATTATTGAGTATTTGAGGTATATCGTAGCTATATATTTTTATCCATATATGAGATGCTAACTTGAGCGTCGGAGGGTCTTCGGCGCCCCAACTGGAGATCCCTGACTGTACTTTTATTTTGCAAGAACACCATAAATGTATAGGAATCTCCTTCTTAGCCCAACAACGAAGAAGAACCGCTGGCAAACAGTAATGTGGACCAAAAATTGCACCAATAATATGCATATTAATTGTCAAAGAAACACAAATTAAAGGATATATCTATTTAGCAAGAACATCCTAGTCTTGCAATCTTGGATTAAAATATATCTTTACAGCTTTGATGGACGTGGACTCCAGAATAAACTATTATCACTTAATTGAGAGGGCTCATAGATTCATTGATCGATCACGACTATACACTGTTATCATCCTTGAAACAAAGCCTAGTTTCAATTACATTATAATCGTCAAACCCTGCCGACATAATTACGTGGCACTTAAGCAGCCCCAAATAAACGGAATAAAAAGTAATGATTTAAATGCATCACACATTTTAAGcaccaattatatatatgtgtagtTAAAATTGGATTTGGATTACTTGCTGATTTTTTCACTGGAGGACTCTTAAACAGTGAACGGATAAGATTGAAAGATTGAAAGCAATCTTGTCTGTTCATTTTGTTAACAGGAGATGTCAAGTGAAGAATTCACTGGAGGCAACCCAAATCCGTTGAAATTATGAAGAGGAAAATAGTGTATAAATAAAGAAGGCTACTTAATGATGAAGATGGGCAAAATCATACTAGATTATAGACTTGGATCGGAGATTTCATATTTATTAATCCATGATTGTAGTCTTGTAGATGAGTTTTATGATAAATGTATATGGACACCCGTATGGGTGAGAAGTGACTACAGAGTACAGACAAACAAAATCTGTGGTCAAACGTGAGTTGAATTTGATTTAATGCAAAGATAGAGGACGGGTACCCCACCTATTTAATTTGCAAAAGCCATCCCTAAACACACGGGAATgctatgtatttatttatttattatttattattattattattattattattttaatttggtgttttttttaaagtttgtttgggattgcatcattaaagagcttaaaaattatttttagtacttaaaaaattGCTGTAAACAAAAGttgacatgtttggtaaaaaatttcaaaatatatatatatatatatacactttttttttattctaaaatggccagaacctcatttggtaaaagcttaaaagtgATGCTTTTGCTTAAAGCGCTTTTTGATTTCAAAGATATAtatctcaaacgcaatctcaaatacgttcttaactaatttttttttttttttttttttttaaaaggtggTCCTTATTTATTGCACTcgattgttaaaaaataatatttacttagAATTAAGAGAACACGAGAAAAACATCAGAGcagtgctagagagccaaagagAATTAtctaaaattgttttcaaattgatgtaacaaaattttaaaataaaattcgaGGGGTGGTTGGAATTCTGCCAAGtcagtttggaaaaaattctgAACAATTCTCTTTGATTCTTTAGAACTTCTCAAAACATTATGACAGCACCTAGCTATTGTTTCTCTAAAGAGACTTGCCTAACCCATTCCTTATATTGCAATTGATCGTACATTCATTCAACTTTAGACCGAGAATGCTTGCAAGATGACTTTGATGTCGAAGAAGAGAACCAGAGCAACAACCATGGCTGCCTATTCTTTACATTAAGCATTGATCCCACGTATTAGTATGGCCAGCCGTCACTTTTTGGTTGGGCGTGTTTTTGTTGTGCATGGCGCTCGGTTCCCTACCATGTTGTTATCTGTTGGTTGAATGAGGGCAACATAAATGCATCCATGCTCCTAAGCATGCTGCACCTATCACCTCATTCTTTGCGAGGAACATAAGCGACAATTATGCTGATGTGATGATTCCCTATAACGTACGTGTGTTTCCTTGGTCTCAGAATAGCTTAGTGGGCCGATCCACTTGACCCACGGGGCCAACGGTTTTGGGCCTAACTGTTTGGACCCATGGACCTCTCTGAATTGGATACATCAGTTGCTTCCCATTCTCATGCCCGACTTGGCTGATAAGTCCGGTAGTGGTGGGAATCCCAATAAGCACTGGCCCTTTAGTCCACGTGGACAAATTCAACTCGCCCAATGAATTTCAACAATCAGATTGCTAGCCATTGGGAGGCAACAAATGTGAGTGAATTCCTATAGGGCCTATTTGTCTCTAATAGATCTTGGGTAGCCTGCCTACTTGTTGGGATAGATGGGCCGCATAAAGGCTctcatatatttattattcagATTACTAGCAATCCGACTAACAAATTGCTGGAAGTCCAAATCCTTGTACTATTgtgactttttctttcttcaattcctttctttcattttctcctccatttatttttatttctttccaaGCAAATAGAACTTATCGAAGAAAACAAAGGTTAATTAGAAATAAGTAGCTTCAGCCCAAACCCAAGGTTTTGTGCGGCATATGAATATATATGTTTCGAAACTCGGGAAAATGTGAAAACAGTTATTGTAGTTATACTGATTTGTAATAAGTTctttgtgatataaaaatattttgagagtTCTTCGTGGTATgcaaatataacaaataaatttctACTATTAACTTCTATCTAAATTCTTGACGGATCCTACTAGTGTGTCACATCAAATCCAATTATATAGCGACATTATATGCATTATTAGAGCTACATGAAGAATTATATTACCttttacatttttgttaaacCTTTTATAATGGAATTTCTTgcgagagagggagaaagattCTGATCATTTGAATGATGTCGAAAGGGCAAACTTTTCAACAGAGAATAtgaaggtgattttttttttttttttttttttttttgaggtgtaTGAAGgtgattttctttctcaacTAAACATCCAACAAAAGGGTCTGTTTGGCAAGATTTTTAATTACTCTTTTGGCTTCACAAACGTTAAAATTGGGAAATTCACAATTTAATACTTTTATAGTCAAAATATGTtaatttcaaaaggaaaaaaatcaagagcTCTAGTCTGATGCAGTTGGCCAGAGAACACAGTTAATCACAGAGAATTACCAAGGGGAGTTTTTATGCTAGtggattaaaattttgaagactGCCTTTCATGTTGCTCCTTTTCTATTCTATGGTAAGTTTGGTAGAAGAATTAAACTCATGGAATGGAAATAGCTGTTTTATAGTTTggtaacactacaaaaaaaaaaaagaaaaaaaaaggccattttttgacgtggcaaacagtaaatCATGTTTGctacgtcaataaattttgacccagacacgtcaaaaaaaaaaaattctattggattggatattgtattggatttgATATTGTACTAGATATTAGATATTGTATTAGATATTAGAttttggatattggatattagatattgtattggatattggattggatattagatattgtatattagatattggatatgtattggattggatattggatattggatattgtaattgtaattgtaattgtatttggatatcaggttaattgtaattgtatttgtatttagatatcaggttaattgtaattgtatttggatGAATGTAGTATTTAcatttaattggaaaaaaaagaaaaaaaaaatacatttttgatgtgtcaaacggagtgacacgtcaaaaaagatGGTCAAAATTTTTGACGTTGCAATAATTCCACGccaaaaactttttgacgtggcGATATtcccacgtcaaaaacttttgacgtggcGATATTcccatgtcaaaaaattttgatgtggcattatagacacgtcaaaaatctggGATTTTTGACACCCCCGTTTTAACCGTTGAGGAATTTCAAAAGGCCCACGTCaaaaggggtttttgacgtgttaatatCATTGACACATCAAAAACTCCTAGTTAAAAATTCCCTGCATTTTTGTAGTGTAAGCTTtttagccttaaaaaaaaaaaaaaaaaggattagctattcctatatatatatataaaaccccataatatatatatatatatatatatatatatatatatatattttattgaaatctATTGGAATCCATCTCGGAGTTTGTCGAAATCCGCCACCTAGAGTTCGCTGGCCATCAAAGTTCTACCTTAAATAAACAGAGTtttggcttcttcttttttttcttttttattattattattattattattattttttaataattttggtttaatatCGGTGAAAACATGTATTGTTGCCAAACTGAAGAATATGAATAGccatttcatttcatcttttatttctaggaataactatttctttttctaatagaATAACCATTTCACGCACCAAACGCCCCCTATGAAGTGAGATTGATAGACTTGTTATATCCACTTGTATGAACCCTTATATATATCTCTTTTAGGATGTCTACGACGATTGTTTCTGCAATAACTGCATTTGGCTCTCAGATGGCAACCCATATTTCTGTTTGTCATTTGATTCTTGTATGTTAAAGTGGTGTGACAATTCAACCCTTTTCATCAGTGATTTTGTCTTGTGAACAGTGGTTACCATTTCTCCACTGTTCTTTTCATCAGTGATTTTGTCTTGTAAACAGTGGTTACCATTTCTCCACTGTTCTTGCTTTGTTCTCCCTGCCCATTTTCTTTGGTGCTCGTGAGCCAGCAGGTTCAGAGAGGTTATCTACAACCGCGAGACCACAAAACAATGATGCAGTGAGATAAAAAGCCAAGGATGCTTTTAGAGTAATGGATGTGGTCCAGTCCTAgtactttctatttattttattttatttggcaCCGAGTACTGACTAATCCCGGGGGTGCATAAGCCCTCAGCAAGAAGTTTCTCGTAAGTGCACCTCGGTTAATTGAAAGAGCAAACCCCCAGTCCAATGGCCCCAAGAAGCAGTTTGCACTTGGTGGTGGGTTTCGACGTAAGACCTTGAGGAGCATACTCAAAGTCCCAGGTTGTCCAACCACTAAGCTAACCCCTTGGAGTTCTTGTACTGTTTCTTAAGCCAAGACCAAAAGATTCccataatgaaatgaaaaaattaaagaaaatatcgGAATACAAGAAAATAGAGACAAAATAATTTTGGAGCGTTCGGTAATAAAAACTTACGTCCACCACTAGCGAAGAACAAAACaggaatacatttatttttaacaacTTTTGAGGGTATACATCAACAATAATATAGGTCTACGATTCTGGATATCTGAATGAAGAGAATTGTTTTAACGGATATATCCATCATTGTCATTGAGCTACATGGATCAGTCAAATGTTcaatggaaaatgaaaatattttacaaccACCCTTCACAAATCAGGGGCATATTTACCCTAAATACCTCACCACCCACTAAAACAAAGATATATAATAACTCCTACTTGTAATGTTATGCTCCATTTCTTGACCTGTATGCTTCTCTACTACTAGTGTTTTCCCCCCCATAATCCCCTAAATTTACTTCCAATGAAAATGGATGAGAACATAACTAAGTATATGCAACCCAACAGCCGAACAAATTTTGTCTCTCTCATACGTGATATAAGGAAATGAAACCCCAAAACTGGTGagccaaagagaaaaaaagaaaagaaaagaaaagaaaaggaatgaaAAACTGAATCACAGTGGTCGTGTTACCGTCAACCCTGGGGGAAATCCATTTCCAACTTTCTGCGGTTTCTTCTTGAAATTCGTTATGCTACAATGCGGACATATGTATTCCAGTCCATCTGTTTTTGCATAATCCTGCAAGTTGAAAACAAATTATGACAaaacaatagttttttttttttttgaaacaaatccAACTCGTGTTGTCACAAACAACAGGTGCTAATGGAGTTGCAACACTGATACCTTAAACGCTCCGAGACCCTGCCTTCTGTCACAGCCAAAGTGCGCCCACTCGCCACATATGCCACAATTCACCCAATCCCCTGCTGCGCTACTGTTGAACATTTGTACACTTCCAACGTGAGCAAAAATTGATATAACATAAATATTAATACGTACCAAAACAGCACAAAGAATGAGAAAAGTACGAACCTGTGACATAACAAGCAACACTCCCCATCAACATCATCATGAGCCAATTCATATTCTAGAAGGTATGTTTCATAATGTCTTTTAAGCGTATTACCAACACCCTGTCGAAACAAATAGATTGCCAGCATCAAATGCAAGTTTAATAAAATACTTGGTGTTTGATGAGTGTTATACGATTAAACTTGTAGATTCTAAATATGCTCGATACAACTTATCCACATGTGAGTTCTTTTATTTAGCCAAGCTTCATTAATGTCCCCGCTTCTTTAAATACTCTAGGAGCAAACGCTGTATCCCGATATATCTCAAAATCAAGAACAAAAATCAGAGAAAGGATTATGGGGCATACAGTCATTCTATTCGTCATTGTGTAATTATGCATCTTCGAAAAGATCTGCCCTTTCCAGTTGATACCATTGCCAACATGAAAGCCTCCTCTTGTAACCACCTAAGAACACCCAAACTCTTCAGTAAGAAAGCGTACTAATTCTTTCAAACCAGAAAAATGCAATGAACTCACCTCTTTGTACAAGTTGTAGAGGTCAAGACGCTTCCCGTTAAGTATGGCATCTGGGAACTCAGCAATTCCACCTTGAGGGATAAGTCGAGTGTGGCCGCGAAGAATTAGAAACTGCATCACGTCCTTCAGAAACTCCTCCTGCAAGAGCAGAATAAATATttaggaaaacaagaaaatgtcTCAAATTAGGGTCCAGAGTAGAAGTAAGAGTTCTAGAGTCTATCTTAAAGTCTATTTTAATGTTATCTGGAACTTGATTTCCTAAGGATCTGAATACCACATAATATCTCATGATTGGATGGACTTGCATATAGCACGAAGAGATAGGCAATCAGAGTAGGAATGTGATAAGGTACTTTGAACTTAAGaccagtatttttttttttttttttttttttaacatgtatgCCCGCTTTGCCTCAAAACTTTGGATCATTTAGTTTCAATCTATTTATTTTGAGACCATTTACCACAAGAGTTACTGTGTTTCAACGAGTCCCGTGGGTAAGATATTGGTACATtaagaaaaattgttaattcACTTATTGTATATTTTGATCAAGTAAACAAAATTCATGAAGCTCGTAACGTAAAAGCTTTTACTTCCACTTTCACTACAGAAATGACTATAATTTGGATGTATCATTTCgttttgtatatttttcatttcttctttaaCCTAATGCAATATGCAAGAACAGACAAAATGGAATCCCAAAAGAACCACATTTGACAGCCAAACTTGTAACTGGTCCTGCAAAAACAAATTAGACAATTCACCTCAGAGCAATTCTGCATTGGACTTCTACCACACCCATGTTTCTTCAATGGTAGTGGATTCAAGGAAATAATCTGCTTAGCCTGAGATGAGCTTGAATATGATCTTCGTTGCGTTGGAGGAGTTGATCCTACAGTATTGTGCTTTGCGGGGGTAACAACTGGCAAATTAGCCTTAGCTTGGCCTCCATCATGCCCATCTGCTTCAGACATTCCAGAAAATGGTGTCATTTTATGGCGTCGAACGTGGGGAATAGGCCTCATTGCAGCAACCTTCAATCTTTTCCTAGCTGGGAGCAAGGGCATGCTAACCCCGTTCCGCAATCCAGTGTCCTTGACCTCTTCATCAATTTTATTAGATGCACCATCATGAGAAGCAGGGCCAGTCCCTTGGCTTGATTCAGCCCTCTTTCGACTAGGAGCAGGTGGTCGCAACCAACTAGGGGGACtgctaaaaattaaattgtctGTAAAAGCATCTTTCCCATGCCTTGAACAGAAAAAAAGTAGACGCTCAGCATCATCTCTCTCAAAAGAGGCAACAGGCAATCCCTGAATGCTGGCAACACCAAGTACAACTAAACTACGAAATGAAACATCTGGTGCTAGCTGCCTCAAAACCTGAAAACAAAACAGAACAAGCATGGTAACAACGTCAAGTGCTAGCTCAACAGGGTTAAGTGTGCTTAATAAAAAACTATGATTATCTGAGAAAAATTCAGATTTGTAGAAG
It contains:
- the LOC132186667 gene encoding AT-rich interactive domain-containing protein 4-like translates to MMFHPQGASKQSCSLLAVTCGENSGDKLKKDDAEDKPRYPFPELVSSGRLEVQTLTNPSKEEFCKTLESYKPSIVYLQGEQLENDEVGPLVWEGVDISTPEAISEIFATALPTAVYLEISNGDKLAKVLYSKGIPFVIYWKNAISFYAACHFRHALFSVVQSSSTHTWDAFQLAQASFRIYCIRNNHVLPANSHKVIGELGPCLLGDRLKINVDPPEMDVEGDDEGSLGALPAIRIHDDDVSLRILVCGVHCTLDACLLESLEDGINALLNIEIRGSKLHGKFSAPPPPLQAGTFSRGVVTMRCDVTTCSCAHVSLLVSGSAQTCFDDQLLENHIKNEIIEKSQLVHALPDGEENKITFSEPRKSASVACGATVFEVCMKVPTWASQVLRQLAPDVSFRSLVVLGVASIQGLPVASFERDDAERLLFFCSRHGKDAFTDNLIFSSPPSWLRPPAPSRKRAESSQGTGPASHDGASNKIDEEVKDTGLRNGVSMPLLPARKRLKVAAMRPIPHVRRHKMTPFSGMSEADGHDGGQAKANLPVVTPAKHNTVGSTPPTQRRSYSSSSQAKQIISLNPLPLKKHGCGRSPMQNCSEEEFLKDVMQFLILRGHTRLIPQGGIAEFPDAILNGKRLDLYNLYKEVVTRGGFHVGNGINWKGQIFSKMHNYTMTNRMTGVGNTLKRHYETYLLEYELAHDDVDGECCLLCHSSAAGDWVNCGICGEWAHFGCDRRQGLGAFKDYAKTDGLEYICPHCSITNFKKKPQKVGNGFPPGLTVTRPL